TTGGTTTTGACTTGAAATCAGAAGATGTATTTAAAGTAGGGCTCCCACTTTCATCCTTACTAAAGCTAttaagtgtgagtttggatagcgGCAGACCCCTTGTTTTGCgtgtttgcatttttttggttgggtctTGTGTATTGTTCACAGAACCCGTAAGTATAGAAAAGCGCAAATCtaactttaaaattgggtcctatagtactatttacatatttaaaattattttattacagtatttttagtttttagcaataAACAGTATCTAAACAAACCCTAAGCTAGTATTTGTTACAACCCCCTCTGCCGCGAGCTGCACTGTTCTTCCCACGTGGGGACAGGGCCagctcaaggcctaggcaagttaggcctaggcctaaggccccaccaaaaaataaaaataaaaatagaaaaaaaggcCCCACTTTCCATAATTAAAggcccaaatttttataaaactatgtatatatatattttctaaagattgtacattttttttattagtaatgttaaggatactacaaattttactattggcttacaaattgtcatgttattaatcacaaaaaattgatataaacagtcattagttaaattgatgaagttcattAATGAGAGACAAtgtcacattatattttgaacattttataatacttttaattaatgcatttttctttttcatttctattaagactctcaaaTTACAAGACCAATAGAActttaactcaattgaaaccttaaaatatttcaaaaagatgttgcaaatgtgttaaatcatcaattatagattaatctcccctgatagtttgagactttgatttttgtaaactaatatctTACAAAGCTAcataccaaataatatctatctctctctcttaaaatcaaaatataaaattagaaattagattacaactttatttaactatgtattgtcttatatccaaaataaagtatctttttcaacgcaatatatttttatttctgtttattaatatttataattcaactatgatattcaattctctatatgaaattaacattagtctagttggtattatttatgtatttaatgtatcaaattaaccttaatttgattagtattaaatgattttgtttaattaatatttacatattaaaagtcttgcataaatttttcgccttaggccccaaattatgttgggccgccCCTGCGTGGGGAGATGGtgacaaaagagagaaatatggAAAGCAAGTAAACATCAAAGAAGAAATTCCATAAGCTTGATTTTTCTCATATACGTTCTGATAATAATCTATTATAATTGTTCATAGGCTTTTACAGATGCCTTACATGCTTGAAAACGTAACTCAACAATGAGATAAAGCTGAGGTGAACTAAAACAAATGATAAGCTAAGACAATGCTAAGGATAAAAGGATAAAGTCTATTCTAACATGTAACATCTAAGCAACTACAGATAGCACCTAATAAATCAAAGAGTGGTGTTGGTTCAACCATAATTTTTCTGGAACAGTTGTGCTCGAGTTCCTACTCCAAGAATTCTTGTTCCTGTTCCTACTCCCAGAGTTCCTGTTACTTTCAGCCGAAGGACTGGTGAATTTTGGTTCAATCTGGATTTGGAGATTTGACTTGATAAGAGGTAGAGGTAGAGGTAGCTGTATCTTCATCTGCAACAGAGGTTGGTTTAGAGTTGGAGTCTGCAATATTATCCTTTAAAGCTGGGGGCCTTCTTAATGAAAACATGAAAACTCCTTTGAGCTGAAAAGCGAAGTTAATCCAGATGAAGCTGTTTTCAAACCGGTTGATAAGGAATGCTTCTCAAAGTCCAGCTGCTTTATTTGTTTATACAAAGCATACAATTCATTCATTATCTGTGGTAAAATTCCCACTAGGGCAAGTATAAGCATGAGAACTCCAAATTTATCCTCATCCTTCTCCGAGAGAACAAATGAAATAGCCGATATACATGCTTCACTGGAAACTGACATGATCTCAAGCAACTGCGTCTTTTTCTCAATATATGGCTTCTCGAGAACAAGGAAGAAGAGAtgaaaacaattgatgcatagAGCGAATGTGGTAGGAATCTCAGAAGACTTCTTGTCCTTATAGAAACCAGCCATAATCGCTAGCAAAACACGTCTCACGGACTCAAGCAACGGGTAGTATATTCTAAGTTCTCCACATAGCTTTTGGATAACAGGCTCAAGCAATGTGTAGTATATTCTGAGTTTTCCAAACAGCTTTTGGATAAAAGTTGCTTCTGCAGCTTCAGTTTTGTCATCTGCACCTTGTGTATGGGAACTGCCGCCAGAAATCTGTGAGAGCTTGGACTTTGGAGGGCCTCTATAATCTTCATATAGAGACCCTAAAATTTTTACATATTGTTTTTTCGGTGTCCAGTTGCCTTTCTCAACAGAAACCAATAATACTGGGACTATTTTTTTACACCAGGGAAAACCCTGACCCTCTTGATGAACTTCCTCGTATTGAAGTAGCGCTGCAAATGTAATACCTATAGAGAGGAACAAGAGCAAGGCCAGCAGGAGAAAAGATACAACACCTAGAAGCAAAACGCCAACAGCAATCCCCGACTTCGTTCCTCCTTAATTCACAAAAGTGAGAAATGATTAAGCCACATAGTTCTGTGCTTGAAGTTCTTAGCATTAGAACCAATGGGAaagattttctagaaattttttttaaggtggtcAGTAaggaatttaaattatacaaaatctaataaaaagacaatatgaatataaaaaattaaaaaaaatacatgaaatattacaattttttttaagacaaattgaaagaaaaaaaaaatagactaataagaaataaagtggaaattgaaaattgaaaatgctgaaatgagaataataaagtgactataacaatttcataacaaatcttatgcaATAAGCTGTTATTAGTAGGTAAAACATGTCAATGTTGAGCCTAAATTAGAATtgtaacaacttaccacataatatttatgttgaaaatattatggatatagcattactattatttttgttgaactcaAATTTTTATGATTCTCAAGTTAGATGTTTAACATTTTATTAGGATGgtcaaaataagttaatttagtatataatttttttatttgcaagtatatatatatatatatatatacatttttttttccaagtcaagTGGCCACAGAACAAATGGTttaaactaattatttatataaattaaaaagtaaaattggCAAGTGAGAGTGGTCCTGGGACCATCATGACATACAAGGGGAGCCGCCAGTCAAAGAGCATGTAAAAGTGCAAAAAGTTGTGAATCTTGGTTCTAGATACACGCGTAACTCTGATATGATGCAGTCAGATAACTAGGCAATAATGGTTGACATGCACTGAGAAGTGAATTGAGTTAACGTCCAAACAGTGTGAAACATCAGCTTCATTGCAATTCTTAAATATATGTAAGGAGATAAGATTGTGTAGACCAGTTCTGGTGCAAGCTATATGATAATTATTTAGTTCATAAGACATATATGAACAAGACAGGAACAAAGCTACAATTCCAGTACATATTTGGAaagtagagtataaaaaaaaataaaaaataaataaactagttCATTCTATGGCATATCAAAATGAGAATTATCACCTttttcgttaaaaaaaaaaaaaaaaaggagagaattAGAAAATTCATTGATTAAAGAATTCAATATAAGTAGAGATCTGAAAGATACTAATATGAGGtttgcaattaaaaaataataaataaataaatcaagagAAAAGGAAAGCAGCATAATTATCTTTTGAAAAGCAGATTTTGCATGATAAATGCATAGATATGGATTCATTTGTGGGGAAGGAAACAAAGTGTCAAGTTACCTCTAATTATAGAGGCAGAGGCCTCACAAATACAAGGTAGCGCAAGATTTACAATGACAATTTCAAATCTTGGGGATGTGAGTACTCCATAATCCCTCTGCTCttcagaatttttctttttcaactttAGGATGAGAAGGAGTAAAGCATGCACGCTTATGAAAACGCCACCAATTATGGCTAACCAGAACATGTTTTTACCGAAATCCTTCCACCTACATAAGACAAAATCTAGTAAGATATTACACTGATAAATAAACGATTCTATCTGTGGCATTTCAAAATCCAAATGATGAATTCACCAAATTAAACGGAAATGAATAATAGGAAACTAAGTACCAAGTTTGTCCTTTTGGTTTGATCAATAATTTGCAAAAATTCAAAGCATGAATagcttcaattttttcatagaACCTATAGAAAATTATACATTTAATTAACTagcaaatatttaaattaaattcaacagtttctttattataaaaaattgtggCTTTCATAGTTTTTCTACTTTATATTGAATATTTCCAAgcccaaatataaaataaaataaatctgtATTGAATATTTTCTCCATTTGTTTTGTCTCTAAAATTCATATGGAAGTTCGTGTAATAAATAGAAGTAAGAGTCCTCGTAACTTACCCATCATCAGAAAGAGTACAATTAGGAGGTGATGTCGAATTATGTGGATCAAGAGTACAAGTAACTGGTGTCGAAGAATTAAAAAGATTTATTTGTGTCTGCAGGTGTACAATGCATTCTATCAAAAAATTTACTCATTATAACATTAAAGAAGTCAAAAACAAGTCACAGAAAAAGTAGAGGTTTCAGACCTCATTTAATGATTCCAAAGCTACTGCAGCCACCGAAGCCGCGTACCCACTTAAAGGGCTTGGTTTCAGGCCTTTCTGCAGCTCATTCAGAAAGATTCCCGAATAATGAATTTTAGACATGTGTGTGCTGGCAGGGAGACGGGTGCGCCCAGTTTCCCTTTCCCATGGAAGACTTAAGTAGGGAATGCTCCATCGCAAACCCCTTGTCAATTCATAATACTCCGCTGGCAGTCTCACTGCCAACCATCCAGATAATGCAATAACCTGCAGATGGCATGCAATTCCCTGTatgaaagagaaaaggaaaaatgctagTTAGTTCTGCTAGAATGATGCAGTTCATAAGGTTTGATAAGttatttatcagatgttttaagTGACAGTAGGTTAGTCTAATCTATCTGCCAAGAACCATATCTAAGGTTTGATAAGCTCTACTCTTTATGCCAATAAAACCCCACTCTGAAGGGGTCAATCCTAGTTTCCATCTTTGGAAGAAGTGCGAATAGGCTCCGCAGGCTTCACAGTTGGGCCATTGGTTCAAGAAGTCAGATAACatggtcaaaactcaaaaggctAAAAACCACCCAAAATATTTAGAAAGttcaattatatattaaattatatgtataaaaatcaAGGAAAATTATTCTAGGTGTTTTAATTTCTATCGGATCCTGAGGAAGGGGTTAATCTGCTCCACAgtatttctaattatttttaattatttgactGAATTGTCAAGAGGTTACATATAAATGACCTGCTAAGGAACAGTTTGATTGACTTCTGGTACAAACCTTGGAAAATACTGGATcagccacacacacaaaaaa
The Quercus lobata isolate SW786 chromosome 10, ValleyOak3.0 Primary Assembly, whole genome shotgun sequence DNA segment above includes these coding regions:
- the LOC115963563 gene encoding uncharacterized protein LOC115963563 isoform X2, with amino-acid sequence MKCNLLVYGAGQVIPNSLKTLQPNLQYSVLVGLSSTAQFGRVTLVMDKNFCTDSAGNKFTRNANSTLYVHLNRRSVVNFTTHVPKRQLQFNGETILVRATNNYKKLRVCLTFPEPVLNTSEEIKNSLKAKILYSLPMSQGSFLALVDTEPNEGPSRFEYKVVPYIFDTIVVNVSIDTTSIISRQGTPFSPVEPITFIYDSLRPAVFLSELPTEFSRPAVMLRTLSHIWTRERNISVLIEFVKPVFGFSRSNISIRGGKLQSFEEMCNGIYTIVIKADQDIVSVNVPQSVSGDVAGNKNQPSNVLKVMHYSVPKISTVFSGSTTGSFAVIVIAAGLLKVSIASIHSNGEFPSQFSYLSQPESNLFGIACHLQVIALSGWLAVRLPAEYYELTRGLRWSIPYLSLPWERETGRTRLPASTHMSKIHYSGIFLNELQKGLKPSPLSGYAASVAAVALESLNETQINLFNSSTPVTCTLDPHNSTSPPNCTLSDDGWKDFGKNMFWLAIIGGVFISVHALLLLILKLKKKNSEEQRDYGVLTSPRFEIVIVNLALPCICEASASIIRGGTKSGIAVGVLLLGVVSFLLLALLLFLSIGITFAALLQYEEVHQEGQGFPWCKKIVPVLLVSVEKGNWTPKKQYVKILGSLYEDYRGPPKSKLSQISGGSSHTQGADDKTEAAEATFIQKLFGKLRIYYTLLEPVIQKLCGELRIYYPLLESVRRVLLAIMAGFYKDKKSSEIPTTFALCINCFHLFFLVLEKPYIEKKTQLLEIMSVSSEACISAISFVLSEKDEDKFGVLMLILALVGILPQIMNELYALYKQIKQLDFEKHSLSTGLKTASSGLTSLFSSKEFSCFH